The DNA region GGCTGCTCCTGCAGCATCTCTCCGACCTGGTTTCTCAATGCTTCCAATGTCACATGGTCAACGCCATGACTTCCCTCCTGGAGCCTCTCCGCTACAGATGCCCTCTGCTGCTCAGCCTCCGATACAACCTCCTGAGCAGGTGAGGCATAGGATTGGCCCTCTTGCTTACCCGCCTCGGATTTCAGCACTCCTCCAATTATGTCTGTGGCTGAATCATTTAGAGCCTCAAGCAAACGCCCGGTTGTCAGTGTTACCGCGCATCGTTCTGCTGCATACGTCAGAGCCATGCGATGTTTTTCAGCCGAAAAATCAGCTACTGCATCCGCAACCAGGAATGCCTGAATGTCACGCATAAAGGCTTCACAAGAGGTCATCAGACATCCGATATGGGCATAAATGCCGCAGACGATCAGTTGATCGCGACCATGCTGCTGCATGAGTTCAAACAATTCTGTCTTTTGGAAGGCGCTGTATCGCCATTTGGTCATGAAGGTATCTTGCGGAGCGGGTGTGAGCGTTTCAATAATTTCTTTTTGCACAGGCCCTCCATCAATCCCAGCCCCCCAAAAGTCCAGCTGTAACCCGCGCTGCTCCGGTGTCTGTCCGCCCGGTTGTGCGGAGTAGACCACCGGAATGCCAAGCTCATGACACTTCGTACGAAGTTGTGAGATATGATCGATCAGCTCTACTACAGGGGATTCCCCTGCCGTAAAGGCGTTCATGAAATATTGCTGCATATCGTGAATCAGGAGTACTGAGCGCTTCGCATCCGGCGTCCACGCTACCTTGTTGCCAGGAAGCTCCGACTCTATAGGCATTGCATAAGGTTGAATCTTTGGAAGTGCCATGAATATCCCTCTTTTCACCTATATTTATCCCAATCTTGTTCATGGTTCATCGTTGCCCTGCAACGCTATCGTTCAGGAATCACTATCAGGAGATGGGCTGTTTGGTGGTAATCATCTCGCGTAACGCTTTTTTGCTGACCTTGCCAACTTGCGTCTTGGGAAAAGATTGTACAAACTCAATCCGATCCGGGATCTTATAGCTGGCCAGTCCCCTGTTACGCAGAAAAGACTTGATCTCGGCAGCAGCCGGAACCTCACCACTCGGCACGATAAACGCACAGGAACGCTCACCCAAATATTCATCCGGCATGGATACAAGTGCCGCATCATGTACGGCAGGATGGGCCAGCAGATGATTTTCCACTTCCTCGGCTGCCACTTTATCGCCGCCACGGTTAATCTGATCCTTCGCCCGTCCTTCCACAACGAGATATCCATCAGCCGTAAGGCTGGCAATATCCCCCGTACGGTAGAAGCCCTCCGTGGTAAAGGATCTGACATTATGTTCGTCTGCCTTGTAATAACCTCGAATCGTGTATGGTCCCCGCGTCAGCAAATGTCCCGATTGTCCCTGTTCCACTTCAATGTCCTCGTCATCCACGATTCGTACTTCGTCATACGGAGACATTGGCTTACCCTGAGTGTTAACGATGACATGCATCGGGTCATCCAGACGGGTGTAGTTCACCAGTCCTTCTGCCATGCCGAACACTTGCTGCAAGGTGCAGCCAAGGACAGGTTGGACACGCGCAGCTACCTCGGCGCTGAATTTGGCTCCCCCAACCTGAAGCACCTCAAGTGAGGGAAACTTGATCCCCCTTGTAGCCGCTGAGTTCAACCATATGAGCGCAAGTGGTGGTACTAGAGCCGTGATAGTCACCTGATGGCGCAGAATGAGTGGAAAAGCTTCATCCGGGCTTGATCCCCGTGACAGCACAATCGTTCCACCCGCGTACAGCGTACCCAGAAAACCTGGTGAGCTCATCGGATAGTTATGTGCTATAGGCAGCACGGCCAGATAAACACTCTCCGGGCTAAGCCCGCAGACCTCCACACTTCTACGCAAACTGTAGATGTAGTCATCATGGGTGCGGGGGATCATTTTGGACAGCCCGGTACTTCCACCGGACAACTGTAGAAAAGCAACGTCGGAAGAAACCGGCTCATCCGGCAATTTAATCGGATCTGCATAGACATCTTCCAGAGCCGTGAATCGCCCCGCTTCTCCCGCCACGAATACATGCTGAAGCCCCGGGACCTCTGCCTGAACCTCTTCTGCCAGTGTTCGGTAGTCAAACCCTCCGTCCTGATCAGGAATGACGTATGCTACGGCTTCGGAGAACCGGGCAAAATACGTGATTTCGCTCTTCCGATGCAGAGGTAGTGCGTATACAGGCAGTGCACCAATGCGGAATAAAGCGAAACACACCTCGATAAACGCTGTGATATTGGGCAGCTGGATAATAACTCGATCATGCTGTCGTATTCCCTTTGCATATAAGCCAGAAGCCAGACGATCCACCCGTTCGTTCAGCTCCGCATAAGTTAATTGTTGTTCACCGCTGATAACGGCTACTCGATTGCCATATAGATCCGCGCGCTGGCGTAGCATTTTTCCAAACGTAATGCCTTCCCAGCAGCCTTCCTGACGATAACGCTTTGCAACTTCTTCAGGCCAGGCCTGAAATCCTGATAGCATCACTCATGCCTCCTTCATACTGGACACAGATGAATTCAAGCCCATGGCAAGCAGCATCGTTCTGAACTTCGCTGAGGTCTCTGCCAGCTCCGCTTCTGCTGTGGAACCTGCAACAATACCTGCTCCAGCGAATAGTTTAAGGGTTTTGCCTCCCACTTCCGCACATCGGATCGTTACGGCCCACTCGCCGTCACCGTCACTGTCACACCAGCCCACCATGCCGGTAAATAGCCCACGTTCGAACGGTTCCTGCTCTCGGATGGTTTCCCGGGCGGCCTGGACAGGCGTGCCGCAAATTGCAGGTGTAGGATGAAGAGCAAAGGCCAGTTCCAAGGACGATGTATTCATGTCGGCAAGCTCCCCGTGAATTTCCGTAGATAAATGCCACATGGTCCGTGTCTGGATCAAGGAAGGTTCTGCCGGGACGGATAGCTGCTTGCACAGCGGACGCAGTGCTTCCGCGACAGACTCAATGACTACGGCATGTTCATGGCGATCTTTGGCTGAAGCCAGTAGCGCTTCTGCGCGGCGGCGGTCCTCAGCCGGATCTTCACTCCGGGCAGCAGACCCGGCAAGTGGATTGGCTCTGACTTTGGACCCTTTTCGGGTAACCAGCAATTCGGGACTTGCCCCGATGTAAGTCCGATGGGTTTCTTTCCCCACCTCAACATTGGCACGTTTATCCGTTGTTATATTACTTTTTAAAGAAGGGAGATTCGTAATCGGAACGGCAAATGTATACCCATGTGTGTTATCCCTGAACAAATTACGGAGTAATTGATGCGTGTCCACGAAGCTCTGTGAAGTTATCTGCAGCGTACGGGATAGAACAACTTTGTCCAGATTCCCTAGGTTCAGATCAACCAAAACGTTGTTGACGCTTTGCTGAAATATAGCTCCGGCAGGTTCTTCACGCACCTTACAACCCAATGCGACTGGACGTTTTTCCACCTTTGCTCTGGAGTCCGGGGATAGCGGTTCAGCCCATTGCACCGTCTCTGGCACAAATAGCTCAGTAGAAGAATCAAGCGGATCAAATGGAATGGCCCCGACCACCATGGGTTTGGTTTGCCCTGCACGTCTGGCCTCATCCATAAGCTTTTCTATTCGATCAATGAAGAGATGCGTTTCTTCGCCACGCTTTTGCTCACTAATATCCATGGCAGCATAAGAATTTGGGTTGTTTTCATCTGTAACATTTACATCAGACCATCGAATTCGTTTCCCTTGAGCCAGCAAGGTATGTTGCGGCGAAGACCAGAAAAAGGACGTCCCCTCCCGATATTGATCCAGAAGGTGTAAGGCGGAAGCTGTAACAACGGTACCCGCTTTTGACATGATTATCATCTCCTTATCTTGATTCAGGCACCCAGCGTGGCGCCTCCATCCACACACAAGTCATGCATCGTAATATGTCTGGCCTGATCCGATACCATAAACAGCACACTATCCGCGATATCCGATGGCAGGGCCAGACGGTTTAGCGGTATGCCCAGACGGTAATCCTCTTGGGAACCAGCGATAACCGCCTGAGCTCCCTGCTCGTCCTGCCATAATGCTCGCTGCATGGCAGTATCCGTCGAGCCTGGGGACACAATATTGCAGCGAATATGCTGTGAGGCGTACTCCAGGGCCAGGCATTTGGTGAAGATGGTCGAAGCCGCTTTGGACGCTGCGTAGGCAGACATATGCATCCGGGGTACGCCCGAAGCATTTGAACCAACTGTGACGATCGCCCCCGATTGACGTTCGGCCATGTTTCGTACCACTGCACGTGACATGTAAAATACGCCATGCGTGTTCACATCAAAGGTCTTTGTCCATTCCTCATCACGAAGTTCACTCACTGCCCCCGTGTAGAGTACCCCTGCTGCATTCACCAGAATGCCAATGGGGCCCACGGTTTCTTCAATTAGTTGAACGACTGCTTCGACGGCTTGGTGATCCGATATATCCACAGGACAGGCTGTTGCCTGATGGCTCTGATTTCGCAGATCTGTGACCAGCTGATTCAACTGATCCTCGCGTATGTCGACAGCGGCAATTATAGCCCCTTGCTGCGCAAGCAATCTCGCCACGGCCTCACCGATGCCTTGCGCAGCGCCGGTAACCACGGCTACTTTTCCATCAATCCCTGTGTAACTCACTCCTGTTCCTCCCTTAGCATTACTGCTACCTCTCCTGTTAGAGAGATATGTTAGCCTGCTGAACCCGATTGGCTCATCCGTAAATCCGTAACATTTCTGTCCGCTTGTCTTTCGCCCAATCTCCCATACCGATCCCTCTGATTGAAAAATGCTCCGTCTCTTTCCACCTACGACTCCGGGCTGCAGGCAAAACGCATCGTACGACTAATCAGAAACGGCAATACGGATACATGATTCTCTTCTTCAAACTCGGTATATTTAATGTCCAGACCCGGCTGATTCAGCGCAGATAACCGTTCCGTAAGACTCGAAGCCTTATCATTGTTGCGCGCAGGATGTGTCTTCTCCTGTTCACCCATGCCAATCCACACCTTGACGTTCACAGGATGCTGCTCCAGCCGTGCGACAAATTCCTGTTCCTCCGCCTGCATGACGTTCTGATTCCAGTGAAGCGAAGGGCTGCCTGCAATGTAATAGTGAAAAGCTTCCGGTTTCTTGAACAAGGTATGCAGCACGAACAATCCACCAAGCGAATGTCCAAATATGGCCTGTCTGCTCCGATCGATCCGGAACTGTTGTTCAATATCCGGTTTCAGCTCCTCCTCAATAAACTGCAAGAACTCATCGGCCCCGCCCTGTTCCGGCAAAGGGGTTCCGTCCGACTTCCGGGTATATTCCGTAGTGGCCTGCGGGGTAAAGTCATAGTATCGGTGCGGCGAAAAAGGGCCTGACGTTGGATATCCAATGCCAACAACAATGGCCGGAAGTGCTCCGGTCTTCTCCGGTCTGCGTCCCTGTACACGAACGGCTTCCACCATCGTTCCGAACACAGAGTTGGCATCCAGCAGATAGATCACCGGATACCCCGAAGGCGGTGGCGCTTCTGCCGGTTGGAACACCATGATCTGATAGGCATGATTGCCGTTGCGGGATTTCATGGTCCATTGTTCGGCGCGCGGAATCTGTATGGTACTGCGTTCGATATGTTTAAGGGGGTCAGATGCGGGTTGATTGGGCTGAAACGTCATTACGGATGGTTCCTCCTCGTTGTTCTGCGTATATAAGTTGAATACTGAACTACACATACACTCCGCCGTCAGAATAACCTTCCAATCGCTGTTATCTCCAGATTTCCTCTATCCCCTTTTATAAAGGGAGAAATCCGGAGATAAAGGCGAACGCTCCGCTTCTCCAGGTTGTTTCTGACGTCTCCGTTTCTGTGTAGTCATAAACTCAACTTATACTGTTATGTTTAATAATATTATTGAAATGTGTGAGATTGATTCTCATTACCAATTATAAGA from Paenibacillus sp. JNUCC-31 includes:
- a CDS encoding isochorismatase family protein, giving the protein MALPKIQPYAMPIESELPGNKVAWTPDAKRSVLLIHDMQQYFMNAFTAGESPVVELIDHISQLRTKCHELGIPVVYSAQPGGQTPEQRGLQLDFWGAGIDGGPVQKEIIETLTPAPQDTFMTKWRYSAFQKTELFELMQQHGRDQLIVCGIYAHIGCLMTSCEAFMRDIQAFLVADAVADFSAEKHRMALTYAAERCAVTLTTGRLLEALNDSATDIIGGVLKSEAGKQEGQSYASPAQEVVSEAEQQRASVAERLQEGSHGVDHVTLEALRNQVGEMLQEQPAHIGEHDDLIQHWGLDSIRIMNLAERFRVEGAGITFVDLAELPTLAAWAALLDKAYTKVLPNGDYF
- a CDS encoding (2,3-dihydroxybenzoyl)adenylate synthase is translated as MLSGFQAWPEEVAKRYRQEGCWEGITFGKMLRQRADLYGNRVAVISGEQQLTYAELNERVDRLASGLYAKGIRQHDRVIIQLPNITAFIEVCFALFRIGALPVYALPLHRKSEITYFARFSEAVAYVIPDQDGGFDYRTLAEEVQAEVPGLQHVFVAGEAGRFTALEDVYADPIKLPDEPVSSDVAFLQLSGGSTGLSKMIPRTHDDYIYSLRRSVEVCGLSPESVYLAVLPIAHNYPMSSPGFLGTLYAGGTIVLSRGSSPDEAFPLILRHQVTITALVPPLALIWLNSAATRGIKFPSLEVLQVGGAKFSAEVAARVQPVLGCTLQQVFGMAEGLVNYTRLDDPMHVIVNTQGKPMSPYDEVRIVDDEDIEVEQGQSGHLLTRGPYTIRGYYKADEHNVRSFTTEGFYRTGDIASLTADGYLVVEGRAKDQINRGGDKVAAEEVENHLLAHPAVHDAALVSMPDEYLGERSCAFIVPSGEVPAAAEIKSFLRNRGLASYKIPDRIEFVQSFPKTQVGKVSKKALREMITTKQPIS
- the dhbC gene encoding isochorismate synthase DhbC, with product MSKAGTVVTASALHLLDQYREGTSFFWSSPQHTLLAQGKRIRWSDVNVTDENNPNSYAAMDISEQKRGEETHLFIDRIEKLMDEARRAGQTKPMVVGAIPFDPLDSSTELFVPETVQWAEPLSPDSRAKVEKRPVALGCKVREEPAGAIFQQSVNNVLVDLNLGNLDKVVLSRTLQITSQSFVDTHQLLRNLFRDNTHGYTFAVPITNLPSLKSNITTDKRANVEVGKETHRTYIGASPELLVTRKGSKVRANPLAGSAARSEDPAEDRRRAEALLASAKDRHEHAVVIESVAEALRPLCKQLSVPAEPSLIQTRTMWHLSTEIHGELADMNTSSLELAFALHPTPAICGTPVQAARETIREQEPFERGLFTGMVGWCDSDGDGEWAVTIRCAEVGGKTLKLFAGAGIVAGSTAEAELAETSAKFRTMLLAMGLNSSVSSMKEA
- a CDS encoding 2,3-dihydro-2,3-dihydroxybenzoate dehydrogenase yields the protein MSYTGIDGKVAVVTGAAQGIGEAVARLLAQQGAIIAAVDIREDQLNQLVTDLRNQSHQATACPVDISDHQAVEAVVQLIEETVGPIGILVNAAGVLYTGAVSELRDEEWTKTFDVNTHGVFYMSRAVVRNMAERQSGAIVTVGSNASGVPRMHMSAYAASKAASTIFTKCLALEYASQHIRCNIVSPGSTDTAMQRALWQDEQGAQAVIAGSQEDYRLGIPLNRLALPSDIADSVLFMVSDQARHITMHDLCVDGGATLGA
- a CDS encoding alpha/beta hydrolase, encoding MTFQPNQPASDPLKHIERSTIQIPRAEQWTMKSRNGNHAYQIMVFQPAEAPPPSGYPVIYLLDANSVFGTMVEAVRVQGRRPEKTGALPAIVVGIGYPTSGPFSPHRYYDFTPQATTEYTRKSDGTPLPEQGGADEFLQFIEEELKPDIEQQFRIDRSRQAIFGHSLGGLFVLHTLFKKPEAFHYYIAGSPSLHWNQNVMQAEEQEFVARLEQHPVNVKVWIGMGEQEKTHPARNNDKASSLTERLSALNQPGLDIKYTEFEEENHVSVLPFLISRTMRFACSPES